Proteins found in one uncultured Desulfuromonas sp. genomic segment:
- a CDS encoding ArsB/NhaD family transporter produces the protein MYWFATGIFIVAYALIISEKIHKTKVALFGAAITLIGKILDQHEAFHDMDLGVDWNVIFLLISMMVMINIMTKTGVFQYVAIKCAKAAKGEPFRIMVLFAVITALGSAFLDNVTTVLLLAPVTLLIAEQLEINPIPYLITEALASNIGGTATLIGDPPNIMIASKAGLNFMDFVVHLTPAIIIIFLFWMLAWKIIFGKSLTVKEELKRRIMTMNEREQIRDPALLKKSLLILGLTILGFMLHGFFHYEPASVALMGAATLFVLSDEQPTEILAEVEWPTIFFFIGLFIIIGGIVKVGLVEDLSRAMIAVTHPQPDDMTVLTMVMLWFSALSSAIVDNIPFVATMNPILIDLSNQVFGSAPTTAAQARTIDPVWWALALGACLGGNGSPIGASANVIVIGLSEKAGYKISFGQFLKYGLPTMFLTIFLAMVYLYVRYYVLRWF, from the coding sequence ATGTATTGGTTTGCCACCGGCATTTTTATTGTCGCCTACGCCCTGATCATTTCAGAAAAAATCCATAAGACCAAAGTCGCCCTGTTTGGTGCCGCCATCACCCTGATCGGCAAGATCCTCGACCAACATGAAGCGTTTCACGATATGGATCTCGGCGTTGACTGGAATGTTATCTTCCTGCTCATCTCCATGATGGTGATGATCAACATCATGACCAAAACCGGTGTGTTTCAGTATGTGGCCATCAAGTGCGCTAAAGCTGCCAAGGGGGAACCGTTTCGCATCATGGTCCTGTTTGCCGTGATTACAGCTCTGGGTTCCGCTTTTCTCGACAATGTCACCACCGTGTTACTGCTCGCTCCGGTCACCCTGTTGATCGCTGAACAACTGGAGATCAATCCGATCCCGTACCTGATCACCGAAGCACTGGCGTCCAACATCGGCGGTACCGCGACCCTGATCGGTGATCCACCCAATATCATGATCGCCTCCAAGGCCGGTCTCAACTTCATGGACTTCGTTGTCCACCTGACTCCGGCAATCATCATCATTTTTCTATTCTGGATGCTGGCGTGGAAAATTATTTTCGGCAAAAGTCTGACGGTCAAAGAGGAACTGAAACGGCGCATCATGACCATGAACGAACGCGAACAGATTCGCGATCCAGCGCTGTTGAAAAAATCGTTGCTCATCCTTGGACTGACCATCCTCGGCTTCATGCTGCACGGCTTTTTCCATTATGAACCGGCCAGCGTCGCCCTGATGGGTGCCGCAACCCTGTTTGTGCTTTCTGACGAACAGCCAACGGAGATCCTCGCTGAGGTGGAATGGCCGACCATTTTCTTTTTCATCGGCTTATTCATCATTATCGGTGGCATTGTCAAGGTGGGTCTGGTGGAAGACCTGTCCCGCGCGATGATCGCCGTAACCCATCCCCAACCCGACGACATGACGGTTCTGACCATGGTGATGTTGTGGTTTTCAGCACTCAGTTCGGCCATCGTCGACAACATTCCGTTTGTTGCCACGATGAACCCGATCCTTATCGATCTGTCCAATCAGGTGTTTGGTTCCGCACCAACCACAGCAGCCCAGGCACGAACCATCGACCCGGTGTGGTGGGCGCTGGCCCTTGGTGCCTGTCTCGGCGGCAATGGCTCCCCCATTGGTGCCTCTGCCAATGTCATCGTCATCGGATTAAGTGAAAAAGCCGGCTACAAAATCAGCTTCGGCCAATTTCTCAAATACGGTCTGCCAACCATGTTTCTGACCATTTTTCTGGCAATGGTTTATCTCTATGTGCGCTATTATGTCCTGCGTTGGTTTTGA
- a CDS encoding CBS domain-containing protein: protein MDVSTCMRKTVVLAEPDCDFVCLLHKIAAPTPRLAYIVDKDRTLIGVVSARDLLKEVMPSYMNAHLARSISDGADYLKRQAEKARHRCARDIMVKNVISLHPHHQLLQADAIFAERGFNTLPVVDTHNKIVGEITRVDILVHLIGDPFTYNFDGVVDLSE, encoded by the coding sequence ATGGATGTTTCCACCTGCATGCGTAAAACCGTGGTTCTCGCTGAGCCGGACTGCGACTTTGTCTGTCTGCTGCATAAGATTGCCGCGCCAACGCCTCGCCTGGCTTATATCGTTGACAAAGATCGCACCCTGATCGGCGTGGTCTCGGCCCGTGATCTGCTCAAAGAGGTGATGCCCTCTTACATGAATGCCCATCTCGCCCGCTCCATCAGTGATGGCGCTGATTACCTCAAACGACAGGCTGAAAAAGCCCGCCATCGCTGTGCCCGCGACATCATGGTTAAAAATGTGATCTCCCTGCATCCTCACCATCAACTGCTGCAGGCGGATGCTATTTTTGCCGAACGCGGCTTCAACACCCTGCCCGTGGTCGACACACACAACAAAATTGTTGGTGAAATCACCCGGGTCGATATTCTGGTTCACCTTATCGGCGATCCGTTTACCTACAACTTCGACGGCGTTGTCGATCTTTCTGAATAA
- a CDS encoding IS4 family transposase, which yields MNSGQTVFRQLLQFLPRHDFNLCVRRYRGDYRARKFSTFDQFLCLAYAQMAGRESLRDIETCLNSHREKLYHIGFRGSVSRSTLADASERRDWRIFQDFSHVLIRMAQQLYCGEPFALELAQPLYAFDSTTIDLCLTLFPWAEFRTTKAAVKMHTLLDLRGTIPTYVAVTTGKVHDVRMLDSLPVTEDAIYTMDKAYTDFSRLYALHQQGAFFVIRAKDNLRYRRIYSAIKDKSAGIKADQTVVLVTPKSKKDYPEKLRRISYVDKDRNKHLVFLTNNFTVSAATVAEVYKQRWQVELFFKWIKQHLRIKSFYGTSINAVKSQIWVAMSIYLLVVIAKKKLKIPCELYTFLQILEVNLFEKKPISSMVADALKQIQDLQDSNQLNLFSY from the coding sequence ATGAATTCAGGTCAAACCGTTTTCAGGCAACTGCTGCAGTTTCTGCCACGTCACGATTTCAATCTGTGCGTTCGCCGCTACCGTGGCGATTACAGAGCCAGAAAGTTTTCGACTTTCGATCAATTTCTGTGTCTCGCCTACGCCCAAATGGCTGGCCGTGAAAGCTTGCGCGATATCGAAACCTGTTTGAACTCTCATCGTGAAAAGCTCTACCACATCGGTTTTCGTGGTTCCGTGTCCCGTTCAACTTTGGCTGATGCCAGTGAGCGCAGAGACTGGCGCATCTTTCAAGACTTCAGTCATGTTTTGATTCGCATGGCACAGCAACTTTACTGTGGTGAACCGTTTGCCCTGGAACTTGCTCAACCGCTGTATGCTTTCGATTCAACAACGATTGATCTCTGTTTGACACTGTTTCCATGGGCCGAGTTTCGGACAACAAAAGCCGCCGTGAAAATGCATACGCTGCTTGATCTGCGGGGAACTATCCCAACGTATGTCGCCGTCACGACAGGCAAGGTGCATGATGTTCGAATGCTCGATTCTCTGCCGGTGACCGAGGATGCCATTTACACGATGGACAAGGCCTATACCGATTTCTCGCGACTTTATGCACTGCATCAACAAGGGGCCTTCTTTGTCATCAGAGCAAAAGACAATTTGCGCTATAGGCGGATCTATTCCGCAATCAAAGACAAGTCTGCCGGGATAAAAGCCGACCAAACGGTCGTCCTGGTCACGCCAAAATCGAAAAAAGACTATCCGGAAAAGCTCCGCCGGATCAGTTATGTTGACAAAGATCGAAACAAGCATCTGGTCTTTTTGACCAACAATTTTACGGTTTCAGCAGCGACAGTTGCTGAAGTCTATAAGCAGCGCTGGCAGGTGGAACTGTTTTTCAAATGGATCAAGCAACACCTGCGGATCAAATCGTTTTACGGGACATCGATCAACGCCGTAAAGAGTCAGATATGGGTAGCAATGAGCATTTATCTTCTGGTTGTCATTGCGAAGAAAAAGCTCAAAATCCCATGTGAGCTCTACACTTTTTTACAAATCCTGGAGGTCAATCTGTTTGAGAAAAAGCCCATTTCATCGATGGTTGCTGATGCTCTCAAACAAATTCAAGACCTCCAAGATAGCAACCAGCTGAATTTATTCAGCTATTAA
- a CDS encoding SPASM domain-containing protein, whose protein sequence is MSESYYCSRPFDWLEIHADGSAFVCCPAWLRRPIGNLLTTPWPQVWNSRVAVELRKTVLNGSLHSCSPRRCPFLASLTFPVCVANRCDDPRLLAVIRRGESHLQRGPRTLNLSFDPRCNLSCPSCRQQPVSLDNAGQHAVDTLSHFVLEELAADVEELRLSGHGDPFSAPGYRYLLHQVDSHRFPRLKRLHLHSNGLLWTPQHWDEFAHLHPYLSSAEISIDAADATLYAENRGGDFSQLLANLQFIQSLSINLRLSCVVQHNNYHQMSDFVHLARRFGACSYFSPLVNWGTWSRADYHQRAVHLPGHPDHQAFRAQLAKVAALPDVDVGTLHAFV, encoded by the coding sequence ATGAGTGAATCATATTATTGCAGCCGTCCTTTTGACTGGCTGGAAATTCATGCTGACGGCTCGGCGTTTGTCTGTTGCCCGGCTTGGTTGCGTCGTCCCATCGGCAATCTGCTAACCACACCGTGGCCGCAAGTGTGGAACAGTCGTGTGGCCGTTGAGCTGCGTAAAACCGTGCTTAACGGTAGCCTGCACTCCTGCAGCCCGCGCCGCTGTCCGTTTCTCGCCTCTTTGACATTTCCGGTCTGTGTGGCCAATCGTTGTGATGATCCGCGTCTACTGGCGGTGATTCGTCGAGGAGAAAGTCACCTGCAGCGTGGTCCCCGTACGTTGAACCTGAGCTTTGATCCACGCTGTAATCTGAGTTGTCCCAGTTGTCGTCAGCAGCCTGTGAGTTTGGATAATGCCGGACAGCATGCCGTTGACACTCTGTCCCATTTTGTGTTGGAGGAGTTGGCTGCTGATGTCGAGGAGTTGCGCCTGAGTGGCCACGGCGATCCGTTTTCTGCTCCGGGCTACCGTTATCTTCTCCACCAGGTTGATTCTCATCGTTTCCCACGGTTGAAACGGCTGCACCTTCATTCCAACGGCTTGCTGTGGACGCCGCAGCACTGGGACGAGTTTGCCCATCTCCACCCCTATCTGTCCTCTGCTGAGATCTCCATCGATGCTGCTGATGCCACGCTGTATGCGGAGAATCGTGGCGGCGATTTCAGTCAGTTGCTGGCCAATCTACAGTTCATTCAATCCCTGTCCATCAATCTGCGGCTCAGTTGCGTGGTGCAACACAACAATTATCACCAGATGAGCGATTTTGTTCATCTGGCTCGTCGCTTTGGCGCATGCAGCTATTTCAGCCCTTTGGTCAACTGGGGAACCTGGAGTCGTGCCGACTATCACCAGCGGGCAGTTCATCTGCCGGGCCACCCTGATCATCAGGCGTTTCGGGCGCAACTTGCCAAGGTTGCTGCTTTGCCGGATGTTGATGTCGGAACGTTACACGCCTTTGTTTAG